The window CGGACCAAATACGTCTGGTTCTCAGgcctaattattattgttttatcttgGGCACAGGCCCACTATCAGCCTCGCCCTAAGAGAGTACGGAGGGCTAGCCCATACAGCTGAGTCTGGGGAGGTCCACGTGGGCTAGTGCTGGTTAGCCCACCTAGTTCCATGCTCCTCGGAGGAGGCCGGGCTCCAAAAGCCCATATCCGTCCGATCTAAGGCGGTGGCCCATAGCTGGAAACAAGGAATGAAGaacctattctgattaggttacttgttccccaagaactacatctggcttgatccctataaatagggtacgtaggcacatcgtttGGAGATAAGTCACAACCCTTGCAAGAGCGAATACTCCttcgatcttgtgagaaaaaCCTGATTCCCCGAACGATCTCAGCCAACCTAAAATCACCATCCATACTCCGTCGTCCACCGTCATCGTCCACCACAAGTTCCGAGCAACCCTTCCCGAATtttgttatcaccagattcctccgttaacaccATCATTTTTTTTACGAAAATAGTACTTTATGTCTGAAAAAACCTGCAATACATGATTTAAGCAAAATCAAATATTAGACCTGTGGccttaaaaaaatttgttgcaAATTATGGCAGTGATGACCAACACCCACAAAATATTTAAGAGTGCATTCTATTCTCTCTCTTGTCTTCTCACATTcttgattaaattttattattaaaaagtttTCTTTCTGTTAGTCCACTATTTTTAGGGAAATACTATATTAAGAGCAAAGTTTTTATATCCAGAGCAAACAAGCATAAAAAGACAAAACTGACCCCGTGCATACACAATaagagcaaaaaaaaaaaacaatgtgaGGGATAATTTCATCTTTTCATACTTTTTCAGCTctggatataaaaatttgttctgAATATAACATTTCCCCTATTTTTATCCTTTTTTTAGTacacatactaataaaatataaaaaaagatgagTATAAAtagtatggttggagttgaaatttttAGAAATACTATTtcctaaaaattaatatatttaaaagtcaAATTGATCAGTAAAACTTCACTAATAATTTATTGttgtaaaaaagaaaattattattattaacatcttaaaaaatttgaaataacttTATCGAATAAGtgtaccaaaaataaaaaatataatcaatttcttaaaaaaacatattccaACAAGACTAACCTTTTGTCTATAATTTTGGCATGATTACATTTGTCAAATCTCTGCAAATTTGTACGAAACCCGGAAGAAAATTGAACGAATACAGTCAAACGATTAGAAGCCAACCCAATGCTCTGACCAGACCGCCCAAAATGTATTGCCCATCCTCCAAGTAAACACAAAAAGAGGGTTTTAGTTTTGGGACTTAAGATCAAAGGAAAGGGGTTTAAGACTTGAAAAGAGTCGGCTGTTAAATTTCAcacccgaaaccctaatttaAGATCTCAATGTCTTCTTTTCAGACTCCAATTCAAGACTCATCATCACCAATTCAACCACCCATTCAACCCCCAATCCAAGAACCAATGAGCCCTCCAACCCCAGATCAAGAACCCCAACAAAACCCACAAGCTGATTCCATTCAATCCCCAATTCAAGAACCAATGAACACTACAAGCCCAGATCAAGAAATGCAACAAAACCCACAAGGTGATACCAATTTAGAGCAAGAAGAAGAGGAGGAGGGTGAGTGCGGGTTTTGCTTGTTCATGAAAGGGGGTGGCTGTAAAGATACTTTTGTGGGTTGGGAAAAGTGCATTGAAGAAGCTGAGAAGAATCAAGAAGATATTGTGGAGAAGTGCTTTGAAGTCACTGCTGCTTTGAAGAAGTGTATGGAGGCTCATTCTGATTATTATGAACCAGTTTTGCGGGCCGAGAAGGCGGCGGAGGCTGAAGCTGTTGAGCAGTTGGAGAAGGAGAAGGAGAAGGAGGAGGGAGGGGTTGTGGAGGGTGAAAAGGCGAAAGAAGAGGAGAAAGCTTAGAGCTTTATTGAGGTTTAGTGATTTTATACTTGTTTCATGGTTTcggaaatttgattttttgggtACCATTGAGGGTATTTTTAGATGCTTTTTATACTTGGTGTATTCTTAATAATTGTACTGATTTTGCTGGATTTGAGCTGCGGATGATACACTTTTGTGTATTGAAGCTTAAACGAACAATCTTATACTGCGGAATTAAATGGCTTTTATTTGTATGCCTAGAAATGAAATCTTTGTCTTAGCTTAAATAATAATCTTATACCTTGAAAATTGAATGTTGATCAGTCATATGTTAAAGATTAAACCTTTGGGTTTGAGCCTTTAGGACAGtagtttatatgtttttttaaggtttttttaatatattagataTTTGGCTGATACCTATAAGCTCATATAAAGTGGGAAGGAGGTGGTACAAGTCTACAACTTAAGAAATAATGCTATCAGACTTGCTGATGTGCGGTTTCGGGGTTTCTGAAGTTATAAAATCAATGTACCTGTGTGTACATGCACAGGTATGCTCTGGAATTGTCCAGAACAACCTCAAGGCATATTATCTTTGCTTAGTATTGCAATATGTTAAATTTGATCGCAACTGACCAGCCACACTACATTATCCAACGAAttgtcaattttaaaatttcaattaaaattgcAGAGTACCTTTCTAACGTATTACAAAAAATCTTTATTTATAAATCTGGGGCACAGGCCTTTGTGGCTGTTAAATTTTTGCAGCCACATTTATTAGAGCCAAACGGGCTGTACTAACAAACTCCGACGGATGTTCTTAGTTGTCCGTTAAAGGTGCTGAAATTAACTACTTCCTTTTACATAGTAAATTTTGACAAAATTTAAATTCCAACGAAAGACTAACTTTTGATGTGCCATATATCGCGCCATATATCGATACGTTTATTATGTCAAAAGATAACTTTCTTCCTAACTAGTTAGTATAAAATGCTCTGTAGAAAGTACCCTTCTGTAATTATGACCATGTAATTGGCTACATAGTGTTGATTGTTTTTGAAGGTGGAAGCAATATTATATTGTGTCCATTGACGTTCATAAATAATCAGATGTATAGGATGAGGTGGAGGGCAAAAAGGTGAAAGAAGAGGAAAAAGCTTATAGCTTTATAAAGGTTTGGTGACTTGATACTTGTTTCATAATTTCAGAAGTTCAATGTATTTGGGTATTGCTGAGGGTATTTTCAGATTTATATTATACTTGGTGTGTTCTTAATAATTGTACTGATTTGAGCTTCTTATGATATGCTTTTGTGTActgaattaaattttgataattctCGTGTTGGAACCAATTTTTGACGAAAACTATATTGGCTTCATGCTTGATAATGGCGATCACCTTAAAATCATATGCATATTCACAGAACTGAAGAAAATAGAGTTTAATGGATTGAACTTTGAAAATACTATCTGTGGTGTCTCTCTTTTGAGTGATTACTGACCCTTTGTATAAAGATCAATAGTTCTATTGAATGTTAGTAATTGCTAATTTACTTAAATTCTGTCATCATCAAAGTACTACTACGTGCACCTTATTGATCAATGTCACTGAGTAAGAATTAAAGCCATAGTATGAATATGGAAATTAGACCAACTAGAGCACTACACTGCTGGAAGTTGGTCTTTGCCTCACTTCTGGTGATCGATATCTGTAGTCACTATTTTTTGTGAGCTTTAGTCTCGTGAAATTACCCTCCTGGTATATTGTTTTAGTACATACCAGTCTATTTTTGGTAAGTAGAGGTCAAACACTATATATTATTAGGAGGGATATCTGTTAGACTAGTTATTACAGATTCCAAGTTTTAATCTTGCCAATCTTGTATGTATAaattaagaattttaaaattcagttGTAATCGCTAGCTTGTGTACAGATCTGACTGAAGTtcagattatattttaaaattccatTGCTAGGTTACCAGCTTCAAATTATATGCTAGATGATTTGTACAATTTGTTATAACAGTTcattgtatattttttatttgtgaaatttgtttgttGCACGTTTTGATCTATATGGTCATTTTTGCtgctatatatatgtgttatgcATGAAGCTGCAACCTTTGacatattctgagtttctgacTAACAGCAAGGGAATTATGTTGTTATTTCTTTAAAAACAAGTGGTCATGTTCCTAGAAAATTGGATCTGTTCTTATATCTTTCAATCATCTTTTGATCGCAACAAGAAGGTGGATTTTATTGAGCAGTTCAATGAAAAGCTTCTTGTCAAGCAGGAGAATGAAAACCTACAGATCCTAGACGTATGTATATGTTTTCATCTTTTTGAAGTGACATTGCAGAAGATTCTAAATGTTGACAGTTGTGGTGACCAGGTTCGGAATTTTGAGGTAACAGAAGTCAGCAGAACAGAAATTAGGACTCCATCAGCATTTAATCTTATACATGAAAAGCAATAATTCCTAATGTTCAGGAATTAACAGTGGTGTCTGGAATTGCCATGGAGAGCTTGTGATTTTATTTGTGGATCACCTTTTGTGGCATCCTGATTGCAACACTAACTACATATGTCACAAGTGGCCAGGATCTTATCATATCTTATTGCAAACCTGCTCGTGGTGACTTGCTGCTTGAAGGTAATAGTAAATTGTTAAAGAATCTAGTATAaacttaggggtcgtttggttcagccTTTTCAGGTATCAAGTATGGGTTTagttcattccaaacccatacttgATGTTTGGTTGGAAAATTTATTCGTACAAACCCATACCTCAAACCCCCaaggtatgggtttttgataccttaggggggaggtgggtatggaACATGGGTATGAGgaatcaaaatttttttatattatatacaattacATCAAATGCTTGACACAATTTTAAATCAACAactcaaaattggataaaataaaattataaaattatttcttcaataaaaaataataatttaaaaatatttaaattcaatatattattcattctatcactcaaccaaacacatgatatcaagaATGATACATCATCCCCATACcaccttaacccgattcctcattccaaacTCATACCACTCCGTGAACCAAACAACCCCTTACAGCTATAATTCCTCGATGCTGGTTGCTAATAAAATTAAACTTGAGAACTGCTGGCTGGTTGCAACTGAGTTCTATGTCTAATTTTCTTCTCCAAGtactatatttttattgaacACAACTAGtacatactattttttttatatatattccttGACAttttacttgtatatatatattagtaatagTGGTATATACATGTATACTGAAATTTAATCTCTACTGGTGTGAACCTTTTGGTTGGCTATGGTACAATGTAACTGATAGTAAAGTGAAATTAAGACTTGACTATGCATGTTGTAGCAAATGTAATAACCTCATAAGCCTGTAATATAGACAAGAAGATGCATGTACACCCACAGGTAGTGGTGGCCAAACGGGCGCCCGTGACGAGACGAGACGAGTCGGAGGCGAGACGAGTTTATGAAAGGTGAACTCGCGGACGTCTCGTTTAAGGCTAGCGAGACGAGACGAGCCGAGACAAATCTCAAATTATTAAACTCGTGTCCAACTCGCGAGTTTGGCGAGTTGGACGAGTTATGATATTTTTTCGAGTTGGTCTGCGAGCTCTGCGAGCTAGTGTTGGCCACGAAGCGAGACTGCACGAGGCGAGTTTGCACGGGCGAAGTTGTAGTAGCTACCTAGTCACAGACTCACAGCATTATGAATAGCCTGGATCACTCTGGATGGAAAATACAAAAGATACACGCATGCACTTTTTTGGTgattcttttttcaaaaataataaaataatattttttgtctGCCTAAtagataattaaatattcaGATATATACTATCTATCATatacttaaaatttgataagtAAAAATGATAGTTTGTCATatacttaaaatttgataaataaaaaaatgtgttAATATACAGTAAATGTGTTATGTTGAgataaaagaattattaatgtAAGGAAAATcatttatcaattgaatattaaTTGAGACAAGTGTGACAGAGTGTTGATAACATTGTCTACTCAGTATTATATTCAACAGTATTAAAGCATGATTTTTAGTATATAATATGAATGAAAAGGTAAAAATGAAGGTGTAAATCTCTGCACGGCGAGACGAGGCGAGCTCGTGTGAGACGAGACGAGCTCGTACGAGGCGAGCTCGTACGAGGCGGGCGAGACGTCTCCGAGACGAGTCGATACGTTCGAGCCGAGACGAGACGTTCGCGTTTTCTCAAACCCAGGCTCGTGATCGTCTCGTATAGCTTAACGAGATGAGGTGAGTTTTAACTCGTCTCGCGGCGTACCGGTATTCAAAGAGTTAAAAGACGAGCCGAGACGAGTCGATCCGTTTGAACTCgttcgtttggccacctctaCCCACATGTTCTGTACATACATTTCACATTCATGTTATATACACCCACATGCCAGGTGGaaactaaatacatatatattaggAGTGGCAATATTGAATACGATCAGGAAACTTGACATGACATATCAAGGTTAGGGATGAATGTTTGAGGTTTGCGACTTTTTAGTTGATTTCAGGTCACTCGAGAAAGTAAAATTATCGGGTTGACTCGCCCAAATCAAACCTGATCTGAATATGTAGAGCTGAAGTCGTTATAACTTTTGATAACTCTATCGGGAGCTTAAAGTCCACAAAGGGTTCACATATGCAGGACTGCAGTCAAGAACCTACCGTAATATGTACTTGTGGAGAAGGTGTGAGTGAATAATTAAGAATATCATTATCATAGTACTAGATAATGACGGATTGACAGTAACGGTTAATTGGTGATTGTCTAGGACTGTGAATACGCTATCTAGGCATGGTGCACCAGTTGGTGGGTTCTTGATGCCATTTAAATGTTCATTGAAAAATCTTCTGATCTCGGTGTGAtttgcatgttcatatatgacATTCCATGTGTTCTTTGTGCAGCTGATTCAATC of the Daucus carota subsp. sativus chromosome 4, DH1 v3.0, whole genome shotgun sequence genome contains:
- the LOC108216651 gene encoding uncharacterized protein LOC108216651 translates to MSSFQTPIQDSSSPIQPPIQPPIQEPMSPPTPDQEPQQNPQADSIQSPIQEPMNTTSPDQEMQQNPQGDTNLEQEEEEEGECGFCLFMKGGGCKDTFVGWEKCIEEAEKNQEDIVEKCFEVTAALKKCMEAHSDYYEPVLRAEKAAEAEAVEQLEKEKEKEEGGVVEGEKAKEEEKA